The proteins below come from a single Euleptes europaea isolate rEulEur1 chromosome 5, rEulEur1.hap1, whole genome shotgun sequence genomic window:
- the TYSND1 gene encoding peroxisomal leader peptide-processing protease — translation MVPQDSKVANQKGRPQQEPVGPIAAPLLVNRTANQNAAVGPSDFRFRLLPLVGVLPAGPSMAAAAACAGCIVGVSPPRGPGPAAGSLPRGPWSGSGVLLPQSPGVALCHGAVFAPFLLASERPGWARRPVLLPGSFAPGLQIRVLRPSRPRGQSACGWPQGDSQGSAPSLWFNPLSSHLEATGGLECHEAELLMVVPCRRFQDAFSKVFSASDQWHFGGDEVGEESGSCADELRFLHWFALLRILDCDFHGAGSVSCMPAALLRKGDPLFACGSPFGIFCPDIFMNTLSKGIVSNLAGEGHALILTDARCLPGTEGGGVFAVSGVGPQLVGIIVAPLCWKSNEWVGLTLVCAIDCVLESIRGILSEPHRFQKTCLPPLRLVAMTQKTVVAKGGPVQQMLAAAVLVECGLTWGSGVMVSSRVVLTCRHVVSGASSVLVRLQPNPERTLVTKGKVVFATQDASPYDVALVELEESLSTFVEPVLASKFCEGEDVSMVGFGAFGQACGPSVTSGILSAVIVVDEKPVMLQATCAVHGGSSGGALFATRSGELLGIVASNTRDNSIGATYPHLNFSIPITVLRSALLEYTRSRDLRGFQELDRVAGRVRVVWRLQREPGELPLSKL, via the exons GATTCCAAAGTAGCCAATCAGAAAGGACGTCCGCAGCAGGAGCCGGTTGGCCCAATCGCAGCGCCCCTCCTCGTCAACCGAACAGCCAATCAGAACGCCGCCGTGGGGCCCTCCGACTTCCGGTTCCGGCTGCTCCCCTTGGTTGGTGTTTTGCCGGCGGGTCCCTCCATGGCGGCGGCTGCGGCTTGTGCGGGCTGCATCGTCGGCGTCTCCCCCCCGCGCGGCCCCGGCCCGGCCGCCGGCTCCCTGCCCCGGGGGCCGTGGAGCGGCAGCGGCGTGCTCCTGCCGCAGAGCCCGGGCGTCGCCCTGTGCCACGGGGCCGTCTTCGCCCCTTTCCTGCTGGCCTCGGAGCGGCCCGGCTGGGCCCGGCGGCCGGTCCTGCTCCCCGGCAGCTTCGCCCCGGGCCTCCAGATCCGCGTGCTCCGGCCAAGCCGACCCCGCGGCCAAAGCGCGTGCGGTTGGCCCCAGGGGGACTCGCAG GGCAGCGCCCCGTCTTTGTGGTTCAACCCGCTTTCCAGTCACCTGGAGGCCACCGGGGGCCTGGAGTGCCACGAAGCCGAGCTCTTGATGGTGGTCCCCTGCCGGCGGTTCCAGGATGCCTTCTCCAAAGTCTTCAGCGCGTCTGATCAGTGGCACTTTGGTGGGGATGAGGTTGGGGAAGAGTCCGGTTCGTGTGCGGACGAGCTGCGTTTCCTGCACTGGTTTGCCTTGCTGCGCATCCTGGACTGCGACTTCCATGGTGCGGGTTCAGTGAGCTGCATGCCGGCTGCCCTTCTGAGAAAAGGGGACCCGCTCTTTGCTTGCGGCTCCCCTTTCGGGATCTTTTGCCCGGACATTTTCATGAACACCCTTAGCAAAGGGATAGTGAGTAATCTGGCTGGAGAAGGCCATGCCCTCATTCTGACTGATGCTCGCTGCTTGCCTGGCACTGAAGGCGGTGGTGTCTTTGCGGTATCTGGAGTCGGCCCCCAACTCGTTGGGATAATTGTCGCTCCCCTTTGCTGGAAGTCCAACGAGTGGGTTGGCCTCACGCTGGTTTGTGCCATTGACTGCGTCCTGGAGAGTATCAGGGGCATCCTCTCGGAGCCACACCGGTTTCAGAAAACCTGTTTACCCCCCCTGCGACTTGTGGCTATGACTCAGAAGACGGTAGTAGCCAAAGGTGGGCCAGTCCAGCAGATGCTGGCTGCTGCTGTTCTGGTGGAGTGTGGGCTGACCTGGGGGTCTGGGGTGATGGTGAGCTCAAGGGTTGTGTTGACTTGTCGCCATGTGGTCAGCGGAGCATCAAGTGTCCTTGTGAGGCTACAACCCAACCCTGAACG GACGTTGGTAACTAAAGGGAAAGTGGTGTTTGCGACACAGGATGCTTCTCCCTATGACGTTGCACTTGTAGAACTGGAAGAAAGTTTATCCACGTTTGTAGAGCCTGTCCTAGCCTCCAAGTTCTGTGAAG GAGAAGATGTCAGCATGGTTGGATTCGGCGCCTTCGGCCAGGCCTGCGGCCCATCGGTAACTTCAGGGATCTTGTCGGCGGTCATCGTTGTGGACGAGAAGCCCGTGATGCTTCAGGCAACCTGCGCTGTCCATGGTGGCTCAAGTGGCGGGGCTCTCTTTGCCACACGCAGTGGGGAACTTCTTG GTATTGTTGCCAGCAACACGAGGGACAACAGCATCGGGGCCACGTACCCCCACCTGAACTTCAGCATCCCCATTACGGTCTTGCGGTCGGCTCTCCTGGAGTACACCCGCAGCAGAGATCTGCGTGGCTTCCAGGAGCTGGACAGGGTGGCTGGAAGGGTCCGGGTAGTCTGGAGGCTTCAAAGAGAGCCTGGGGAGCTACCACTGAGCAAGCTCTGA